A DNA window from Vigna angularis cultivar LongXiaoDou No.4 chromosome 1, ASM1680809v1, whole genome shotgun sequence contains the following coding sequences:
- the LOC108340671 gene encoding uncharacterized protein LOC108340671 encodes MKRASIATFSPKHSSSKYGVRSISLPTRSHPSTARSEEELSKLKSLEASSSSSSSTPKVETICSGLSGLSELYKCIEDLLRLPLTQQALGQHQNEKWVNEMLDCPVRFLDLLGITRDAILLMKGSIEELQSAIRRRVGDFDMDNHVSTYWRLRRNMRKECTKSLLLLKQMDHELSGASLPLDLNDHLSAVVRVLREASWTTSSIFQTLVVFLSSPILKLKANKWAFVSRLMQKGVFAYNNHEENINELEKVDLIVDNLSRDAEAENIQSAHGRLEALVVAIEGIEYGLECLFKRLIHTRVSFLNIFSP; translated from the coding sequence ATGAAAAGGGCAAGTATTGCTACGTTTTCTCCAAAGCATTCTAGCAGCAAGTATGGTGTTAGATCCATTAGTTTGCCAACAAGATCACATCCAAGCACAGCTAGAAGTGAAGAGGAGCTGAGCAAGCTTAAATCATTGGaggcatcatcatcatcatcatcttctacaCCAAAGGTGGAAACAATTTGCTCTGGTTTATCTGGCCTTTCAGAATTGTACAAGTGCATTGAAGATCTTTTGAGATTGCCATTGACCCAACAAGCACTAGGGCAACACCAAAACGAGAAATGGGTCAATGAGATGCTGGATTGCCCAGTGAGATTCTTGGACCTATTGGGCATAACAAGGGATGCCATTCTGTTAATGAAAGGAAGTATTGAGGAACTTCAGTCTGCAATCAGAAGAAGGGTTGGTGATTTTGACATGGATAATCATGTTTCTACATATTGGAGGCTCAGAAGGAACATGAGGAAGGAGTGCACAAAATCTCTGCTTTTGTTGAAGCAGATGGATCATGAGTTATCTGGGGCCTCTCTTCCGTTGGATCTTAATGACCACCTTTCTGCAGTGGTAAGAGTGCTAAGAGAAGCTAGCTGGACCACAAGCTCCATCTTTCAGACTCTTGTTGTGTTCCTTTCTTCACCAATCTTGAAACTAAAGGCTAATAAGTGGGCGTTTGTGTCAAGGTTGATGCAGAAGGGGGTGTTTGCTTACAACAATCACGaggaaaatataaatgaattggAAAAGGTGGATTTGATTGTGGACAATCTGAGCAGAGATGCTGAGGCTGAGAACATTCAATCAGCACATGGAAGGTTAGAAGCTTTGGTGGTTGCCATTGAAGGAATTGAATATGGATTGGAGTGCTTGTTTAAGCGGTTGATTCATACTAGAGTGTCTTTTCTGAATATATTTTCTCCTTAA